In a single window of the Terrirubrum flagellatum genome:
- a CDS encoding acyl-CoA dehydrogenase family protein has product MDFTISPALEELRARVAAFVERELIPLESDPASYDAHENITLDLLAKVRAKAKAEGLWCLQLKPETGGLGVGRVGMAVCYEAMNRSIFGPVAFNSAAPDDGNMMVLEAIGTPEQKERWLQPIVRGDVRSAFAMTEPHPGGGSDPQMIATRAEKQADSSWRIHGRKWFITGAAEAAHFILIARTSDDKRHGLTAFLFHRDQPGWKITRRIPIMGPEEHGGHCELEFDGLTVAPDDVLLGEGQGMRVTQIRLAPARLTHCMRWLGLAKRCVEIANAYAAERHGFGVRLADRESVQLMLGSTAMNIEIARLLVMKAAWELDRGGLARKEVSMAKIQAANTLHQAADIAIQINGARGYSKDTVLEWIYRYARQARLVDGADEVHRMVLNRSLSGEGADFWRWPVAAE; this is encoded by the coding sequence ATGGACTTCACGATTTCGCCTGCGCTCGAAGAATTGCGCGCGCGCGTCGCAGCCTTTGTCGAGCGGGAACTGATCCCGCTCGAGAGCGACCCCGCATCCTACGACGCGCATGAGAACATCACGCTCGATCTGCTTGCGAAGGTGCGCGCGAAGGCGAAAGCAGAAGGTCTGTGGTGTCTGCAACTGAAGCCAGAGACCGGCGGCCTTGGCGTTGGTCGCGTAGGCATGGCGGTCTGCTATGAGGCGATGAATCGCTCGATCTTCGGGCCCGTCGCCTTCAACTCGGCCGCGCCTGACGACGGCAACATGATGGTGCTCGAAGCGATCGGGACGCCGGAGCAGAAAGAGCGCTGGCTGCAGCCGATCGTGCGCGGCGATGTGCGCTCGGCCTTCGCCATGACGGAGCCTCATCCCGGTGGCGGCTCCGATCCCCAGATGATCGCGACGCGCGCGGAAAAGCAGGCTGATAGCTCCTGGCGCATCCATGGCCGCAAATGGTTCATCACCGGCGCCGCCGAAGCCGCGCATTTCATTCTCATAGCGCGCACGTCGGATGACAAACGCCACGGGCTGACGGCGTTTCTCTTTCACAGGGATCAGCCGGGCTGGAAGATCACGCGCCGCATTCCGATCATGGGGCCGGAAGAGCATGGCGGCCATTGCGAACTCGAATTCGACGGGCTGACCGTCGCGCCTGATGACGTGCTTCTCGGCGAAGGGCAGGGCATGCGCGTCACGCAGATTCGCCTGGCGCCGGCGCGCCTCACCCATTGCATGCGCTGGCTCGGCCTCGCCAAGCGTTGCGTCGAGATCGCGAACGCCTATGCAGCGGAGCGGCATGGCTTCGGCGTGCGCCTCGCCGATCGCGAGAGCGTGCAGCTCATGCTGGGCTCGACCGCGATGAATATCGAGATCGCGCGCCTGCTGGTGATGAAGGCGGCGTGGGAGCTCGATCGCGGCGGGCTTGCGCGCAAGGAAGTCTCGATGGCGAAGATCCAGGCTGCGAACACGCTGCATCAGGCGGCCGATATCGCGATCCAGATCAACGGCGCGCGGGGCTATTCCAAGGACACCGTGCTCGAATGGATCTATCGCTACGCCCGGCAGGCGCGGCTCGTCGATGGCGCCGATGAGGTGCATCGCATGGTGCTGAACCGCTCGCTGAGTGGCGAGGGCGCCGATTTCTGGCGCTGGCCGGTCGCCGCCGAGTGA
- the bktB gene encoding beta-ketothiolase BktB yields MSGVVILEGVRTAIGGFQGSLSAKPPTELGAIVVREALKRADVAGDQVGHVVFGQVIVTEPKDAYMARVAGINGGVPKEVPALTVNRLCGSSIQAVISAAQSIMLGDADVAVAGGAESMSRAPHATQMLRSGVKMGETTFVDMLTGTLADPFQGFHMGVTAENVARQHQITRAEQDAFAVESQKRAAAAIADKRFASQIVGVEVKRGRDMVAFDTDEHPKANTTLEGLSSLRAVFQKDGTVTAGNASGINDGAAAVVLMSAERAARENRKPMAKILGYGHAGVDPAVMGIGPVPAVRNLLAKTGLKIEDFDVIESNEAFASQACAVTKELGFAPDRVNPNGGAIALGHPVGATGAIILVKALHELKRVGGKRALCTMCIGGGQGIAIAIERLN; encoded by the coding sequence ATGAGCGGCGTCGTCATTCTCGAGGGAGTCCGCACCGCGATCGGCGGATTCCAGGGCTCGCTCAGCGCCAAGCCGCCGACCGAACTCGGCGCGATTGTGGTCAGGGAGGCGCTGAAGCGCGCCGACGTCGCCGGCGATCAGGTCGGCCATGTCGTCTTCGGTCAGGTGATCGTGACCGAGCCGAAGGATGCGTACATGGCCCGCGTCGCCGGCATCAATGGCGGCGTGCCGAAGGAAGTCCCGGCGCTCACCGTCAACCGCCTCTGCGGTTCCAGCATTCAGGCTGTCATTTCCGCCGCGCAGTCGATCATGCTGGGCGACGCCGACGTGGCGGTCGCAGGCGGCGCCGAATCCATGTCGCGCGCGCCGCATGCGACGCAGATGCTACGCTCCGGCGTGAAGATGGGCGAGACCACTTTCGTCGACATGCTGACCGGCACGCTCGCTGATCCTTTCCAGGGATTCCATATGGGCGTTACGGCGGAGAATGTCGCGCGCCAGCACCAGATCACGCGCGCCGAGCAGGACGCCTTCGCGGTCGAGAGCCAGAAGCGCGCCGCGGCCGCCATCGCCGACAAGCGCTTCGCTTCGCAGATCGTCGGCGTCGAGGTGAAGCGCGGCCGCGACATGGTTGCGTTCGACACCGACGAACATCCCAAGGCGAACACCACGCTCGAAGGGTTGTCCTCGCTGCGCGCGGTGTTCCAGAAGGATGGAACCGTCACCGCCGGCAATGCGTCCGGCATCAATGACGGCGCCGCCGCCGTAGTGCTGATGTCGGCCGAACGCGCCGCGCGCGAGAACAGGAAGCCGATGGCGAAAATCCTCGGTTATGGCCATGCCGGCGTCGATCCCGCCGTCATGGGCATCGGGCCGGTTCCCGCCGTGCGCAATCTGCTGGCGAAAACGGGTCTCAAGATCGAGGATTTCGACGTGATCGAGAGCAACGAGGCGTTCGCGTCGCAGGCTTGCGCGGTGACCAAAGAACTCGGCTTCGCCCCCGACCGCGTGAATCCCAATGGTGGCGCGATCGCGCTCGGCCATCCCGTCGGCGCGACGGGCGCGATCATTCTCGTCAAGGCGCTGCATGAGCTGAAGCGCGTCGGCGGCAAGCGCGCGCTCTGCACCATGTGCATCGGCGGTGGGCAGGGCATCGCGATCGCGATCGAGCGCCTGAACTGA
- the asnB gene encoding asparagine synthase (glutamine-hydrolyzing): protein MCGLLALIGRSRRAEPAAFEAGMRALAHRGPDAQGRLFETIEATDGTPPIEAALGHLRLSIIDLNARSDQPLTSGAHTLVYNGEIYNYRELATDLRASGAAFNTQGDSEILLSVLMREGVDALRKVNGMWAFCWLDRERRKLIAARDRYGKKPLFFLRENDRIGFASEIGALLAAMGRKPAMRPDAIASFLAEGWLFPQADGRTHLQDVREVRPGFAVEIDLGTWEMTERRVCDVEIEAISDTALHDDLADAVRARLVSDRKIGLLLSGGVDSSLILSILASAKLLDQVVCVIGDAGKSEDARYARECLRALGREALEIPLDYAGAGFDHFLNICAHQEKPFPLIGNVLGMSELYAAIGAQDIRVVLDGTGGDEIFGGYWTRYAGFALRDAHRSGDARWIDAARDGGALPPHFARQSKHDVAQPGFASPPRDALSAADLDMMTKEAREAALSASTSDPLIGFDGDLAAAMALDARAGRMQEWLWQNDRNAMSAGVENRSPFLDWRLARFIRAPYHAKFSGAWNKVELRRLFERFTPLPTATRQDKQGFRWVYGRFLRANRARIVDLIRASSLARKLADLDRCLSSRLDDDALLSSRIVQRLLVLSGLESTGRIA, encoded by the coding sequence ATGTGCGGCCTGCTGGCGCTGATCGGCCGCAGCCGGCGCGCGGAGCCGGCCGCTTTCGAGGCCGGCATGCGCGCGCTCGCCCATCGCGGCCCCGACGCGCAGGGGCGGCTGTTCGAGACAATCGAGGCGACCGACGGCACGCCGCCGATCGAGGCGGCGTTAGGTCATCTCAGGCTTTCGATCATCGATCTCAATGCGCGATCGGATCAGCCGCTGACATCAGGCGCGCATACGCTCGTCTATAACGGCGAGATCTACAATTATCGCGAGCTGGCGACGGACCTTCGCGCATCCGGCGCGGCGTTCAACACGCAAGGCGATTCCGAAATCCTGCTCAGCGTGCTCATGCGAGAAGGCGTCGACGCGCTGCGCAAGGTCAACGGCATGTGGGCCTTCTGCTGGCTCGACCGCGAACGGCGCAAGCTGATCGCCGCGCGCGATCGCTACGGCAAGAAGCCGCTCTTCTTCCTTCGCGAAAATGACCGCATCGGGTTCGCCTCGGAAATCGGGGCCCTGCTCGCGGCGATGGGGCGCAAGCCCGCCATGCGGCCTGACGCCATCGCATCCTTCCTCGCGGAGGGCTGGCTGTTTCCGCAAGCCGACGGACGCACGCATCTTCAAGATGTGCGCGAAGTCAGGCCCGGCTTCGCAGTCGAAATCGATCTCGGCACATGGGAGATGACGGAACGGCGCGTCTGCGATGTAGAGATCGAGGCGATATCGGACACCGCGCTGCATGATGATCTCGCTGACGCGGTGCGTGCGCGCCTCGTGTCCGATCGCAAGATTGGTTTGCTGCTGTCAGGCGGCGTCGACAGTTCGCTCATCCTGTCGATCCTCGCGAGTGCGAAACTGCTCGATCAGGTGGTCTGCGTGATCGGCGACGCCGGCAAAAGCGAGGATGCGCGCTATGCGCGTGAATGTCTGCGCGCGCTGGGGCGGGAAGCGCTCGAAATTCCGCTTGATTACGCCGGCGCCGGCTTTGATCATTTCCTCAATATCTGCGCGCATCAGGAAAAGCCGTTTCCGTTGATCGGCAATGTGCTCGGCATGTCGGAGCTCTATGCCGCCATCGGCGCGCAGGACATCCGCGTCGTGCTCGACGGCACCGGCGGCGATGAGATTTTCGGCGGCTACTGGACGCGCTACGCCGGCTTCGCCCTGCGCGACGCGCATCGTTCCGGCGACGCCAGGTGGATCGACGCCGCTCGCGACGGCGGCGCGTTGCCGCCTCATTTCGCGCGCCAATCAAAGCATGATGTCGCTCAACCCGGCTTCGCATCGCCGCCACGTGACGCGCTGTCGGCCGCGGACCTCGACATGATGACCAAGGAAGCGCGCGAGGCGGCGCTCTCCGCATCGACAAGCGATCCGCTGATCGGATTCGACGGCGACCTTGCAGCCGCAATGGCGCTCGATGCGCGCGCCGGCCGCATGCAGGAATGGCTGTGGCAGAACGATCGCAACGCCATGTCCGCGGGCGTCGAGAATCGGAGCCCGTTTCTTGACTGGCGGCTCGCGCGCTTCATTCGCGCGCCCTATCACGCGAAATTCTCCGGCGCGTGGAACAAGGTCGAACTGCGACGTCTGTTCGAACGCTTCACGCCGCTGCCGACCGCGACGCGGCAGGACAAGCAGGGGTTCCGCTGGGTGTATGGCCGGTTTCTTCGCGCCAACCGCGCGCGCATCGTCGATCTCATCCGCGCCTCGTCTCTAGCGCGAAAGCTCGCCGATCTCGATCGCTGCTTGTCTTCACGCCTCGATGACGATGCGCTGCTCTCCTCGCGCATCGTCCAGCGCCTGCTGGTCCTCTCCGGCCTCGAATCGACTGGCAGGATCGCGTGA
- a CDS encoding class I SAM-dependent methyltransferase: MLRGVAALTKCPVIGDLATVIAKHPDPELSIAFNHKQIGSKLWLRDALAGSIGPSLRRVLVVGGWFGVLSAMLLDDNRFSLAHATSLDIDPRCAPVARLLNRRAVEAGRFEAVTSDMYLFDYRRPQDGFDCVINTSCEHIPDLRAWLALLPPDAAVVLQSNDYRREPDHVACVDSLADFEAQARLSSVIWRGELPTKNYHRFMLIGRR; encoded by the coding sequence ATGCTGCGCGGCGTTGCAGCGCTGACGAAATGTCCTGTTATCGGCGATCTCGCGACAGTCATCGCAAAGCATCCCGATCCCGAGCTTTCAATAGCGTTCAACCATAAGCAGATCGGCTCCAAGCTGTGGCTGCGCGATGCCCTCGCTGGCAGCATCGGGCCTTCATTGAGGCGCGTGCTCGTCGTTGGCGGCTGGTTCGGCGTGCTCTCGGCGATGCTGCTCGATGATAACAGGTTCTCGCTCGCACATGCGACGAGTCTCGATATCGATCCGCGCTGTGCGCCGGTGGCGCGGCTGCTCAATCGCCGCGCTGTAGAAGCAGGGCGCTTCGAGGCCGTCACGTCGGACATGTATCTGTTCGACTATCGCCGGCCACAGGACGGCTTCGATTGCGTCATCAATACGAGCTGCGAACATATTCCCGATCTCCGGGCATGGCTTGCGCTCCTGCCGCCTGACGCCGCGGTCGTTCTCCAGAGCAACGACTATCGCCGCGAGCCGGACCATGTCGCCTGCGTCGACAGCCTCGCCGATTTCGAAGCGCAAGCGCGGCTTTCCTCCGTCATCTGGCGCGGCGAGCTGCCCACGAAAAACTATCACCGCTTCATGCTGATCGGCCGCCGATAA
- a CDS encoding class I SAM-dependent methyltransferase has translation MRSISRLEKTLFRLQGQHACFAWLIEQIGARPGAVIELGLGQGRTYDHLRRHLPGRDIYVFDRVNKAYDDCQPDADHLFLGEIDSTFPELMKRAAGQAILANSDLGSFDRARNGQTARMIARLLPEAMAPGGFIMSDLPLDLPGFAPLPLPEKAPADSYYLYQKQG, from the coding sequence ATGCGATCGATCTCACGTCTCGAAAAAACGCTCTTCCGCCTGCAGGGCCAGCATGCCTGCTTCGCCTGGCTGATCGAACAGATCGGCGCGCGCCCCGGCGCCGTCATCGAGCTCGGCCTCGGCCAAGGCCGCACCTACGACCATCTCCGACGTCATCTGCCAGGGCGCGACATCTATGTCTTCGATCGCGTCAACAAGGCCTATGACGACTGCCAGCCTGACGCCGATCATCTTTTTCTCGGCGAGATCGATTCGACCTTTCCCGAACTGATGAAACGCGCTGCGGGACAAGCGATTTTGGCGAACTCAGATCTCGGCTCTTTTGATCGCGCGCGGAACGGCCAGACAGCGCGCATGATCGCGCGCCTGCTGCCGGAGGCGATGGCGCCCGGCGGCTTCATCATGTCGGACCTGCCGCTCGACCTGCCGGGCTTTGCGCCGCTGCCGCTTCCGGAAAAAGCTCCAGCGGACAGCTATTATCTCTATCAGAAGCAAGGTTGA
- a CDS encoding glycosyltransferase: protein MMTGTAMIVVTHLLGVGHLVRAAAIGRALAKQGWRVVLVSGGKPTSMAETSGCELIQLPPIYCETGDFRTIYREGGGGADESWMSRRKNELLAAFDEVRPDVLITELFPFGRRQIRAEFEALLDRAWSRTDRPAILCSIRDVLHSPSRRDKIDNVHRLLGRRYDAILLHGDDAVTPLSASWPTNKAVERRILATGYVRDAERARDAALGEREDVIVSAGGSSAGEKLLAAAVESARLTPDRRWRILAGHSLPDAEFAALRASAPDNAIVERARSDFPALLARAELSISQAGYNTVLDLAAAGLRAIVVPFAQGGEEEQTLRAAALQRLGLVDVIEESALSAETLAAKAQSAAGRAKPDWSVIKVDGASRTADLVAQQLTRAKQRVAGWSELKRTLDELRTRGLMVPIWIRDDDAVEMTGALRDFLQRLGRRRIPAALAVVPSRLSPSLETELSEVPDIELIVHGWAHANHAPAGARKSEYPAGRDEAAMTRELRDGWMRAVSLAPSRALPVFAPPWNRMTPQFAELLVAAGYRGYSSFGKAREPLAAGALRCVNTHWDPIAWRDGGGLRDESELLSLLSKLISQQLAGPRATLEPIGLLTHHLVHDDWIDRFLDQLFDVLQDSGAVKFLTASEVFGVARGR, encoded by the coding sequence ATGATGACGGGAACGGCGATGATCGTCGTCACGCATCTGCTCGGCGTCGGTCATCTCGTCCGCGCCGCCGCGATCGGGCGCGCGCTGGCGAAACAGGGCTGGCGCGTCGTTCTTGTCTCCGGCGGCAAACCGACATCGATGGCCGAGACTTCTGGATGCGAACTCATCCAGCTCCCGCCGATCTATTGCGAGACCGGCGATTTTCGAACGATCTACAGGGAAGGCGGCGGGGGCGCAGACGAAAGCTGGATGTCGCGTCGCAAGAACGAGCTGCTCGCGGCTTTCGATGAGGTGCGGCCGGACGTGCTCATCACTGAACTGTTTCCGTTCGGGCGCCGGCAGATTCGCGCCGAGTTCGAGGCGCTTCTCGACCGCGCCTGGTCGCGGACGGATCGCCCCGCCATCCTCTGCTCCATTCGCGACGTGCTGCATTCGCCGTCGCGGCGCGATAAAATCGACAATGTTCATCGCCTGCTCGGTCGACGCTATGATGCGATCCTTCTGCACGGCGACGACGCCGTGACGCCATTGTCGGCGTCGTGGCCGACGAACAAGGCGGTCGAGCGCAGGATTCTTGCGACCGGCTATGTCAGGGATGCCGAACGCGCTCGAGATGCGGCTTTGGGCGAGCGCGAGGATGTGATTGTGTCCGCAGGCGGGTCGAGCGCCGGAGAAAAATTGCTGGCGGCGGCTGTCGAATCCGCCAGGCTCACTCCTGATCGTCGTTGGCGCATCCTCGCCGGCCATAGCCTTCCCGACGCCGAATTCGCTGCGTTGCGCGCGAGCGCGCCTGACAATGCGATCGTCGAACGCGCGCGCAGTGACTTTCCGGCGCTGCTTGCGCGGGCCGAACTTTCGATCAGCCAGGCGGGCTACAACACCGTGCTCGATCTCGCTGCGGCCGGTCTTCGCGCGATCGTTGTTCCCTTCGCGCAGGGCGGCGAAGAGGAGCAGACCCTGCGCGCGGCAGCGCTGCAGCGCCTTGGCCTCGTTGACGTGATCGAAGAGAGCGCGTTGTCGGCGGAAACGCTTGCGGCGAAAGCGCAGAGCGCGGCCGGGCGCGCGAAGCCGGACTGGAGCGTCATCAAGGTCGATGGCGCGTCACGCACGGCCGATCTTGTCGCACAACAGTTGACGCGCGCGAAGCAGCGCGTGGCGGGCTGGTCCGAGCTCAAGCGAACGCTCGATGAATTGCGGACGCGCGGCCTCATGGTGCCGATCTGGATTCGCGATGATGACGCTGTCGAGATGACGGGTGCGCTGCGCGATTTCCTGCAACGGCTCGGCCGGAGGCGGATTCCAGCTGCGCTCGCTGTCGTCCCCTCTCGGTTGTCTCCATCGCTGGAAACGGAGCTCAGTGAGGTTCCGGATATTGAATTGATCGTCCACGGTTGGGCGCACGCCAATCATGCGCCCGCCGGCGCCAGGAAAAGCGAATATCCCGCGGGCCGCGACGAGGCCGCGATGACGCGTGAGCTTCGCGATGGTTGGATGCGAGCTGTCTCCCTTGCGCCATCGCGCGCCCTGCCGGTTTTTGCGCCGCCCTGGAACCGGATGACTCCGCAATTTGCCGAATTGCTCGTCGCGGCCGGTTATCGCGGCTATTCCTCGTTCGGCAAGGCGCGCGAACCGCTGGCCGCGGGCGCGTTAAGATGCGTCAATACGCATTGGGATCCGATCGCCTGGCGTGATGGCGGCGGCCTGCGCGATGAAAGTGAGCTGCTTTCCCTTTTATCGAAATTGATTTCGCAGCAACTTGCCGGGCCGCGCGCCACGCTTGAGCCTATTGGCCTTCTCACGCACCATCTCGTGCATGATGACTGGATCGACCGGTTTCTTGATCAGCTCTTCGACGTTCTTCAGGATTCGGGCGCAGTGAAGTTCCTCACGGCGAGCGAAGTCTTCGGCGTCGCCCGCGGGCGCTGA
- a CDS encoding glycosyltransferase family 4 protein translates to MARLLVRALQQNGVEVDICSPLRMRLTTGVATELESLRAAAGEEFERIASAERARGSDRAAFVFTYHVYYKSPDLLGLRLAAALSKPYLIAEASLSPKRAQGEFAPGFQAASDAIVAANVVFALTGNDRAELEKAKPAQQRVMDLKPFLDLAEWPALNAPVRARQEPPRLLTVAMMRPGDKESSYRQLAAALALIKGRAWTLDVVGDGADWRNVKAMLAGFGERIRFHGQVDDRTKLSALYAGADAFVWPGVNEAFGMSYLEAQAHGVPCIAARYGGVPDVIRHGETGFLTEPGDIAGFADAIQRLCESEDCDRMRIAAARFVHEERSLEAAAQIISDGLAAVGVSTTLACG, encoded by the coding sequence ATGGCGCGTCTGCTTGTCCGAGCGCTTCAGCAAAATGGCGTCGAAGTCGATATCTGTTCGCCGCTTCGCATGCGCCTGACGACGGGCGTTGCGACGGAACTCGAAAGCTTGCGCGCCGCGGCCGGTGAAGAATTCGAGCGCATCGCAAGCGCCGAACGCGCGCGCGGTTCGGATCGCGCCGCCTTCGTGTTCACCTATCACGTCTATTACAAGTCGCCGGATTTGCTTGGGCTTCGGCTCGCCGCAGCGCTGTCGAAACCCTATCTCATCGCGGAAGCTTCGCTCTCGCCGAAGCGCGCGCAAGGCGAATTCGCGCCTGGATTTCAGGCGGCGTCCGATGCGATCGTGGCTGCGAATGTCGTTTTCGCCCTGACGGGAAATGATCGCGCCGAACTGGAGAAGGCGAAGCCGGCGCAGCAGCGCGTCATGGATCTGAAGCCCTTTCTCGATCTCGCGGAATGGCCGGCGCTCAATGCGCCTGTCCGGGCGCGTCAGGAGCCGCCGCGATTGTTGACCGTCGCCATGATGCGGCCGGGCGATAAGGAGAGCTCCTATCGCCAGCTCGCGGCCGCGCTCGCTCTGATCAAGGGGCGCGCCTGGACGCTCGATGTCGTCGGCGATGGCGCCGACTGGCGCAATGTGAAGGCGATGCTCGCCGGCTTTGGCGAGCGCATTCGCTTTCACGGACAGGTCGATGATCGAACGAAGCTGAGCGCTCTCTACGCCGGCGCCGATGCGTTCGTGTGGCCGGGCGTGAACGAGGCGTTCGGCATGTCCTATCTCGAAGCGCAGGCGCATGGGGTCCCTTGTATCGCCGCGCGCTATGGCGGCGTGCCTGATGTGATCAGGCATGGCGAGACGGGATTTTTGACGGAGCCCGGCGATATCGCGGGCTTTGCCGATGCGATCCAGCGCCTCTGCGAGAGCGAGGATTGCGATCGCATGCGGATCGCTGCGGCGAGATTCGTGCATGAAGAGAGATCGCTGGAAGCGGCGGCACAAATCATCTCCGATGGGCTCGCCGCTGTCGGCGTCTCCACGACATTGGCGTGCGGATGA
- a CDS encoding FkbM family methyltransferase, with product MLITMGPHQFEVDPETDRYSRDESASVKPRFWSQVASGAWETDFVERYRRSLARDGVVIDVGAWIGPYALLAVAAGRKTIAVEPDPNALEKLLRNRAKLRDPSRLTAVCAAIWPRREWVELHAKEFGDSETSIAARRERRGKLVTVTQSFFAPGAPLEDVEALINGEGISLLKVDMEGAEYENLPSLLDLVIRHRCDFLISFHPENLVGLGVDVADVGARIRKFIAAIGNVAKVEMKISEWQSADALAAIEDDARLGASLKALHVGWLAPV from the coding sequence ATGCTGATCACGATGGGTCCCCATCAGTTCGAGGTCGACCCGGAGACCGATCGCTATTCGCGCGATGAAAGCGCCTCAGTGAAGCCGCGGTTCTGGTCGCAGGTGGCGTCGGGCGCATGGGAGACGGATTTCGTCGAACGTTATCGCCGCTCGCTGGCGCGCGACGGCGTGGTGATCGATGTCGGCGCCTGGATCGGTCCCTACGCGTTGCTTGCTGTCGCTGCGGGGCGCAAGACCATCGCCGTCGAGCCCGATCCCAACGCGCTGGAAAAACTGCTGCGCAATCGCGCCAAGCTGCGCGATCCCTCGCGCCTCACCGCCGTTTGCGCCGCGATCTGGCCGCGACGCGAATGGGTGGAGTTGCACGCCAAGGAATTCGGCGACAGCGAAACATCGATCGCCGCGCGACGCGAGCGGCGCGGCAAGCTCGTGACGGTGACGCAATCCTTTTTCGCGCCGGGCGCGCCGCTTGAAGATGTCGAAGCGCTGATCAATGGGGAAGGCATATCCCTGCTCAAAGTCGACATGGAAGGCGCGGAATACGAGAATCTGCCGTCGCTGCTTGATCTCGTCATCCGCCATCGCTGCGATTTCCTGATCTCGTTCCATCCCGAAAATCTCGTTGGACTTGGCGTCGATGTCGCCGACGTCGGCGCGCGCATTCGCAAATTCATCGCGGCGATCGGCAATGTGGCGAAGGTCGAGATGAAAATATCCGAGTGGCAAAGCGCAGACGCGCTTGCGGCGATCGAGGACGATGCGCGCCTCGGCGCTTCGTTGAAAGCGCTCCATGTCGGCTGGCTCGCGCCGGTCTGA
- the cobU gene encoding bifunctional adenosylcobinamide kinase/adenosylcobinamide-phosphate guanylyltransferase, whose amino-acid sequence MSPHLTFILGGARSGKSRLAEQLARAARLEKIYIATAEAYDEEMRERIAKHRSDRGADWTTIDAPIALASMLRTHAAPTNILLVDCLTLWLSNIMLAERDVEAEIEALRTCTERLRGPAIVVSNEVGLGIVPDNALARRFRDWQGRLNQMIAAEADRVIFVAAGLPLVMKGPALDAAAGSAE is encoded by the coding sequence ATGAGCCCGCATCTCACCTTCATTCTCGGCGGCGCGCGCTCGGGAAAATCGCGGCTGGCCGAGCAACTCGCGCGGGCGGCGAGGCTTGAGAAAATCTATATCGCGACCGCCGAAGCCTATGATGAGGAAATGCGCGAGCGCATCGCGAAGCATCGCAGTGATCGCGGCGCGGACTGGACGACCATCGACGCGCCGATCGCGCTCGCTTCCATGCTGCGCACGCATGCGGCGCCGACAAATATCCTGCTGGTTGACTGCCTCACGCTCTGGCTCTCCAACATCATGCTCGCGGAGCGCGATGTAGAGGCGGAGATCGAAGCTCTCCGCACATGCACAGAGCGTCTTCGAGGCCCGGCGATTGTCGTCTCGAACGAAGTCGGACTTGGCATTGTGCCCGACAATGCGCTGGCGCGGCGGTTCCGCGATTGGCAGGGGCGATTGAACCAGATGATCGCGGCCGAAGCGGATCGCGTGATTTTTGTCGCCGCAGGATTGCCGCTCGTAATGAAAGGTCCCGCGCTCGACGCGGCCGCGGGAAGCGCGGAATGA